Proteins encoded by one window of Halobaculum halobium:
- a CDS encoding AAA family ATPase yields the protein MDGPLWTDTHAPALADLPQEDVRERLSRAVDEPMNLVVQGPPGSGKTAAVRALAEAAHDDPDNDLIEINVADFFGRSKKEIREDPRFESFLTGRSRMAKRDMINRVLKESAANAPMSGTYKTVLLDNAEAIREDFQQALRRVMEQYHRTTQFVIATRQPAKLIPPIRSRCFPVPVRAPTTDEAIDVLRGICEAEGVGYDDDGLEFVASAAAGDLRKAVLSAQTTAVEHDEVTMTAAYETLGEVGTDEAVLAALEAAQARDLTDARSTLDDLLHDDGYEGGDLLREILRVARSKSDASPEAVARLHALAGEIDLDLVEGSDDRLHLTHLLAAWGAGRTTTEATVRDPVDA from the coding sequence ATGGACGGCCCGCTGTGGACGGACACGCACGCCCCCGCGCTCGCGGACCTCCCGCAGGAGGACGTCCGCGAGCGACTCTCGCGGGCGGTGGACGAACCGATGAACCTCGTGGTGCAGGGCCCACCGGGGTCGGGGAAGACCGCCGCCGTGCGCGCGCTCGCCGAGGCGGCCCACGACGACCCGGACAACGACCTCATCGAGATCAACGTCGCCGACTTCTTCGGCCGGAGCAAAAAGGAGATCCGCGAAGACCCCCGATTCGAGTCGTTCCTGACGGGGCGCTCGCGCATGGCGAAACGCGATATGATCAACCGCGTGCTCAAGGAGTCGGCGGCGAACGCGCCGATGTCGGGCACGTACAAGACGGTGTTGCTGGACAACGCTGAGGCTATCCGCGAGGACTTCCAGCAGGCGCTGCGGCGCGTGATGGAGCAGTACCATCGGACGACGCAGTTCGTCATCGCGACGCGCCAGCCCGCGAAGCTGATCCCGCCGATCCGCTCGCGCTGCTTCCCGGTGCCCGTCCGCGCGCCGACAACCGACGAGGCGATCGACGTGCTCCGGGGGATCTGCGAGGCGGAGGGCGTCGGCTACGACGACGACGGACTGGAGTTCGTCGCCAGCGCGGCCGCGGGCGACCTCCGGAAGGCCGTCCTCTCTGCGCAGACCACGGCCGTCGAACACGACGAAGTGACGATGACGGCGGCCTACGAGACCCTCGGCGAGGTCGGCACCGACGAGGCGGTGCTGGCGGCGCTGGAAGCTGCACAGGCGAGAGATCTGACGGACGCCCGCTCGACGCTCGACGACCTCCTCCACGACGACGGCTACGAGGGCGGCGACCTGCTCCGGGAGATCCTCCGCGTCGCGCGCTCGAAGTCCGACGCGTCGCCGGAGGCGGTTGCCCGACTGCACGCGCTGGCGGGCGAGATCGACCTCGATCTCGTCGAGGGGAGCGACGACCGTCTCCACCTCACGCACCTCCTCGCGGCGTGGGGCGCGGGTCGGACGACGACCGAGGCGACCGTCCGCGACCCCGTGGACGCGTGA
- a CDS encoding DoxX family protein: MAYSKTNPLAEDFGFDIGGPLAAYWIALLRIITGWWFFHAGVTKLIESGLNFTYGPAYMQGMTGTALGPIPVWMGNNLAWLIAPGVPLFETLIGLALIAGAFVRLAAFGGVIFMTLFWVGNAGFGTGLVNSDLMGLLLFATMMVFAAGRYYGLDALIERLDVVKAYPKLRYLLG; encoded by the coding sequence ATGGCATATTCGAAAACCAACCCACTGGCCGAGGACTTCGGCTTCGACATCGGCGGACCGCTCGCCGCGTACTGGATCGCCCTGCTCCGGATCATCACGGGGTGGTGGTTCTTCCACGCCGGCGTGACGAAACTCATCGAGAGCGGCCTGAACTTCACGTACGGCCCGGCGTACATGCAGGGAATGACCGGCACCGCGCTCGGTCCCATCCCGGTGTGGATGGGGAACAACCTCGCGTGGCTCATCGCGCCGGGCGTCCCGCTGTTCGAGACGCTCATCGGCCTGGCGCTCATCGCCGGCGCGTTCGTCCGGCTGGCGGCCTTCGGCGGGGTCATCTTCATGACCCTGTTCTGGGTCGGCAACGCCGGCTTCGGGACCGGCCTCGTCAACAGCGACCTGATGGGGCTGCTCCTGTTCGCCACGATGATGGTGTTCGCCGCCGGCCGCTACTACGGCCTGGACGCGCTCATCGAGCGCCTCGACGTGGTGAAAGCGTACCCCAAACTCCGGTACCTGCTCGGTTAA
- a CDS encoding DUF4382 domain-containing protein, giving the protein MSRHTSGWAAAAAALMLVLAGCAGGVPSTGDGGDATAAGGDDGGTVNFYISDQQNAIDQFEHLNVTITEVTLVRADGGDDGSDDTEVADDDTEVAAADTEVADDGDETNGTTTESAVTTASTETPESEDADEAGEQVTYEVDNVTLDLTELQGANASKLGSVPVPNGTYTKVFVEVDSVNGTLTDGSSADVKLPSNKLQLNKEFTVGNGEEVDFVFDVTVFERGPNGYILKPVAGESGTGDEVEIRDVDDEREERGESGENDAADGDDAADAEEADTEEADTEEADTEEADTEDPDRGENASEDASGQSSMDFYLSDEQNAMGDFAHLNVTVTSVGLKQAGNDSGWVENDVDDRTVDLTTLPGANATKLGTFGVENGTYTKVFVYVGEINATLENGDSTTVKLPSSKLQLNKEFTVGNGEDVDFVYDMSVFKAGNSGKYILKPVVSESGTGDEVPIEDVDEDEEDDKQAGGDAELAPLNASFVGNVSTDANATVEVTRNGSAVENATVDVTQELDTTETSGTYTTDANGTVTFAVDANATELSVEVTAGDDDVELEREFENETREPDDEDDEATLADLNATFVGNVSAGANATVEVTRNGSAVENATLDVTQTVDGDEIEEAYVTDANGTATFAVDANATELTVEATDADDETELEREFETDGDASDDETQSAVGAPTLRVAV; this is encoded by the coding sequence ATGTCACGACACACGAGTGGCTGGGCCGCCGCGGCCGCGGCCCTGATGTTGGTGCTCGCCGGCTGTGCGGGCGGCGTTCCCTCCACCGGCGACGGAGGCGACGCGACCGCCGCCGGCGGGGACGACGGGGGCACCGTCAACTTCTACATCAGCGATCAGCAGAACGCGATCGACCAGTTCGAACACCTGAACGTCACGATCACGGAGGTCACGCTCGTCCGAGCCGACGGCGGGGACGACGGCAGTGACGATACCGAGGTCGCGGACGACGACACCGAGGTCGCCGCCGCCGACACCGAGGTCGCCGACGACGGCGACGAGACGAACGGGACGACCACCGAGTCCGCAGTCACCACGGCGTCGACCGAGACGCCTGAGTCCGAGGACGCTGACGAAGCGGGTGAGCAGGTGACTTACGAGGTCGACAACGTCACCCTCGACTTGACCGAGCTGCAGGGCGCCAACGCCTCCAAGCTGGGTTCGGTTCCGGTGCCCAACGGCACGTACACGAAGGTGTTCGTCGAGGTCGACTCGGTGAATGGCACGCTGACCGACGGCTCCTCGGCGGACGTGAAGCTGCCGTCGAACAAGCTCCAGTTGAACAAGGAGTTCACGGTCGGTAACGGCGAAGAGGTGGACTTCGTGTTCGACGTGACCGTGTTCGAGCGCGGTCCGAACGGCTACATTCTCAAACCCGTCGCCGGCGAGTCCGGCACGGGTGACGAGGTCGAGATCCGCGACGTGGACGACGAGCGCGAGGAGCGCGGCGAGTCCGGCGAGAATGACGCCGCCGACGGCGATGACGCCGCCGACGCCGAGGAGGCTGACACCGAGGAAGCTGACACCGAGGAAGCTGACACCGAGGAAGCTGATACTGAAGATCCTGACCGCGGCGAGAACGCCTCTGAGGACGCCTCAGGACAGTCCTCGATGGACTTCTACCTCAGCGACGAGCAGAACGCAATGGGCGACTTCGCCCACCTCAACGTCACCGTCACGAGCGTCGGCCTGAAGCAGGCCGGCAACGACTCGGGCTGGGTCGAGAACGACGTCGACGACCGCACGGTCGATCTGACGACGCTGCCGGGCGCGAACGCGACGAAGCTCGGCACCTTCGGCGTCGAGAACGGCACGTACACGAAGGTGTTCGTCTACGTCGGCGAGATCAACGCGACGCTGGAGAACGGCGACTCCACGACCGTGAAGCTCCCCTCCAGCAAGCTCCAGTTGAACAAGGAGTTCACCGTCGGCAACGGCGAGGACGTGGACTTCGTCTACGACATGTCGGTATTTAAGGCAGGTAACTCGGGCAAGTACATTCTCAAGCCGGTCGTGAGCGAGTCCGGAACCGGCGACGAGGTGCCCATCGAGGACGTCGATGAGGACGAGGAAGACGACAAGCAAGCGGGCGGCGACGCCGAACTGGCGCCCCTGAACGCCTCCTTCGTGGGGAACGTCTCGACGGACGCGAACGCGACCGTCGAGGTGACGCGCAACGGCTCGGCGGTGGAGAATGCGACCGTCGACGTCACACAGGAGCTCGACACTACCGAGACGAGCGGGACGTACACCACGGACGCGAACGGGACCGTCACGTTCGCGGTCGACGCGAACGCGACCGAGCTGAGCGTCGAGGTCACCGCGGGTGATGATGACGTCGAACTCGAACGCGAGTTCGAGAATGAAACGCGCGAGCCCGACGATGAGGACGACGAGGCCACACTCGCAGACCTGAACGCCACCTTCGTCGGCAACGTCTCCGCGGGTGCGAACGCGACCGTCGAGGTGACGCGCAACGGGTCGGCCGTCGAGAACGCGACCCTCGACGTCACACAGACGGTCGACGGTGACGAGATCGAGGAGGCGTACGTCACCGACGCGAACGGGACCGCCACGTTCGCGGTCGACGCGAACGCGACTGAATTGACCGTCGAAGCGACCGACGCGGACGACGAAACGGAACTCGAACGCGAGTTTGAGACCGACGGCGACGCGTCCGACGACGAGACGCAATCGGCCGTGGGAGCCCCGACGCTGCGGGTCGCCGTCTGA
- the rnz gene encoding ribonuclease Z: MIRVTFLGTSGAVPTVERAPSALYLNREGDEFLFDCGEGTQRQMMRFGTGFGFSHLFVTHLHGDHVLGIPGLIQSLDFNDRDAPLAIHGPPGSKRHLTELVHAAGHDPTFPVTVREARPGSVVLDCEEYEIRTFETEHRTSSVGYALVEDDRKGRFDREKAEEELGIPPGPAYGRLHEGQAVELDDGRVIEPERVVGQPRPGRRVVYTGDTRPVDATVEAAEDADLLVHDATFLDEDGGRARETAHSTAVEAAQIAGRAGAKRLALTHLSSRYAGRARRLEREAAGAFDGEVWYPDDGDEIRVPFPDSEE; the protein is encoded by the coding sequence ATGATCAGGGTCACCTTCCTCGGGACGAGCGGCGCGGTGCCCACGGTGGAGCGCGCGCCCAGCGCGCTGTATCTGAACCGCGAGGGCGACGAGTTCCTCTTCGACTGCGGGGAGGGGACCCAGCGCCAGATGATGCGCTTCGGCACGGGGTTCGGCTTCTCGCACCTGTTCGTCACGCACCTCCACGGCGACCACGTGCTGGGCATCCCGGGGCTGATCCAGAGCCTCGACTTCAACGACCGCGACGCGCCGCTGGCGATTCACGGCCCGCCGGGATCGAAGCGCCACCTCACGGAGTTGGTTCACGCGGCCGGCCACGACCCGACGTTCCCGGTGACGGTTCGCGAGGCGCGGCCCGGTTCGGTCGTTCTCGACTGCGAGGAGTACGAGATTCGGACGTTCGAGACGGAGCACCGCACGTCCTCGGTCGGCTACGCGCTCGTCGAGGACGATCGGAAGGGCCGGTTCGACCGCGAGAAGGCGGAGGAGGAGTTGGGGATCCCGCCGGGACCGGCGTACGGGAGGCTTCACGAGGGGCAGGCCGTCGAGTTGGACGACGGCCGCGTCATCGAGCCCGAACGGGTCGTCGGCCAGCCGCGGCCCGGTCGGCGCGTCGTCTACACCGGAGACACTCGCCCCGTCGACGCCACCGTCGAGGCCGCCGAGGACGCGGATCTGCTCGTCCACGACGCCACTTTCCTCGACGAGGACGGCGGCCGCGCCCGCGAGACGGCTCACTCGACCGCCGTCGAGGCCGCCCAGATCGCCGGGCGCGCTGGCGCGAAGCGGTTGGCGCTCACGCACCTCTCCTCGCGGTACGCGGGGCGGGCCCGGCGGTTGGAACGAGAGGCCGCCGGCGCGTTCGACGGCGAGGTGTGGTACCCCGACGACGGCGACGAGATCCGGGTCCCGTTCCCCGACAGCGAGGAGTGA
- a CDS encoding DUF460 domain-containing protein, with protein MNARTSALDSLVFGVDIQSGDIRGDAPSYALVAFDGESIERDVVSHRKLRRRIEADEPAVVATDNSYELAADKDDLVRFLRALPHGTSLVQVTGAERPEPLSRVASRHGVPYGKKPMKEAEASARLAAANVGYEVTAFTDTTTVKVSRGRSTGKGGWSQDRYTRRIHGNVKRRTREVESALDDAGLDYEVDITEKYGGYQNAVFSVAARPQDIPVSAGRGGDTRVEIDRERRDGIEFEPLVKRRDRVIVGIDPGTTTAAAVVGLDGTVFDVHSTRTADTAEMIEWLVERGRPVIVAADVTPMPETVERFRRSFDAAGWTPGSDLPVDEKLHRTREEAYDNDHERDALAAALFAFDSHEDQFERVGRQTPAGIDRAEVIARVVADEQSVEGALSDLRDDDGEETDESGPEPRELTDEEKRIRDLESQVDRLEAHVEDLKADLDEKDEEVEELEEQLSDARREERLEARRDREVTRIRRENSRLERERDEAEETVEELEEKLARMKTLWKLDHDNFADVSVGRDLVPVKAVEQFTKRAIERADEQYGLAAGDVVYFRDASGAGRATAERLAETEPRVVLRSGGLSDAAEEVLFEHAIPVGPADDVTIQEVDELAVARESDVEAVIDDWERRAAEREREQTEAMVDEIISEHRAGEAE; from the coding sequence GTGAACGCCCGGACGAGCGCGCTCGACTCCCTCGTGTTCGGAGTCGACATTCAAAGCGGCGACATCCGGGGCGACGCGCCCTCCTACGCCCTCGTCGCCTTCGACGGCGAGTCGATCGAGCGGGACGTCGTCTCCCACCGAAAGCTTCGGCGACGGATCGAGGCCGACGAGCCGGCCGTCGTCGCCACCGACAACAGCTACGAACTCGCCGCGGACAAGGACGACCTCGTCCGCTTCCTGCGTGCGCTACCGCACGGGACCTCGCTCGTGCAGGTGACCGGCGCCGAGCGTCCGGAACCGCTCTCGCGGGTCGCCTCCCGCCACGGCGTCCCGTACGGCAAGAAGCCGATGAAGGAGGCGGAGGCGAGCGCCCGCCTCGCGGCCGCGAACGTCGGCTACGAGGTGACCGCGTTCACCGACACGACGACCGTGAAGGTGTCCAGGGGACGCTCGACGGGCAAGGGCGGGTGGAGCCAGGACCGCTACACCCGCCGGATCCACGGGAACGTGAAGCGTCGCACGCGCGAGGTCGAATCGGCGTTGGACGATGCGGGGCTCGACTACGAGGTCGACATCACGGAGAAGTACGGCGGCTACCAGAACGCCGTGTTCTCCGTCGCGGCGCGCCCGCAGGACATCCCGGTGAGCGCCGGCCGCGGGGGCGACACGCGGGTGGAGATCGACCGCGAGCGCCGCGACGGCATCGAGTTCGAGCCCCTCGTCAAGCGACGCGACCGCGTGATCGTCGGCATCGATCCGGGAACGACGACCGCCGCCGCCGTCGTCGGCCTCGACGGCACGGTCTTCGACGTGCACTCGACGCGGACCGCCGACACCGCCGAGATGATCGAGTGGCTCGTCGAGCGGGGTCGCCCGGTCATCGTCGCCGCCGACGTGACGCCGATGCCCGAGACCGTCGAGCGATTCCGGCGGAGCTTCGACGCCGCCGGGTGGACGCCCGGCAGCGACCTCCCGGTCGACGAAAAGCTCCACCGCACGCGCGAGGAGGCGTACGACAACGACCACGAGCGCGACGCCCTCGCGGCGGCGCTGTTCGCGTTCGATAGCCACGAAGACCAGTTCGAGCGCGTCGGTCGGCAGACTCCCGCCGGGATCGACCGCGCGGAGGTGATCGCTCGCGTCGTCGCCGACGAGCAGTCCGTCGAGGGGGCGCTTTCGGACCTGCGGGACGACGACGGCGAGGAGACCGACGAGTCCGGACCGGAGCCGCGCGAACTCACCGACGAGGAGAAGCGCATTCGCGATCTGGAGTCGCAGGTCGACCGGCTCGAGGCGCACGTCGAGGACCTCAAGGCCGACCTGGACGAGAAGGACGAGGAGGTCGAGGAGTTGGAAGAACAACTGTCGGACGCCCGCCGCGAGGAACGGCTGGAGGCGCGTCGGGATCGGGAAGTCACGCGAATCCGCCGCGAGAACAGCCGGCTGGAGCGCGAGCGCGACGAGGCCGAGGAGACGGTCGAGGAGTTGGAGGAGAAACTCGCGCGCATGAAGACGCTGTGGAAGCTGGATCACGACAACTTCGCGGACGTGTCGGTCGGGCGGGACCTCGTCCCCGTGAAGGCGGTCGAGCAGTTCACGAAGCGCGCGATCGAGCGCGCCGACGAGCAGTACGGACTCGCCGCCGGCGACGTGGTGTACTTCCGCGACGCCTCCGGCGCGGGCCGCGCCACGGCAGAACGGCTCGCGGAGACGGAGCCCCGGGTGGTGCTTCGGTCCGGCGGCCTGTCGGACGCGGCCGAGGAGGTGCTGTTCGAACACGCGATCCCCGTCGGTCCCGCCGACGACGTGACCATACAGGAGGTCGACGAACTCGCGGTCGCCCGCGAGAGCGACGTCGAGGCCGTGATCGACGACTGGGAGCGGCGCGCGGCCGAGCGCGAGCGCGAACAGACCGAGGCGATGGTGGACGAGATCATCTCCGAACACCGGGCGGGCGAGGCCGAGTGA
- the ilvA gene encoding threonine ammonia-lyase: MPDPVTVTDIRRARERFDPDVVRETPVERSRSLSEMSGADVRLKMEHLQRTGSFKTRGASTKIAAVADEGNAERVVAASAGNHAQGVALAASNAGIPSTVVMPEDAPQAKVDATRGYGAEVVLRGREFQEAVAHARDLAEEPGSVFVHAYDDPAIVAGQGTLGLEVAEQVPDLETVIVPIGGGGLIAGTATALAAVAPEVRVVGVQAEDAATVPESLDKGEPVDREHTRTIADGIATGGVADLTYDLIERHVDEVVTVSDDEIAHAILTLLQRAKQLVEGAGAASVAGLLSGRVDVTDETVVPLLCGGNIDMSMLDVVLEHAMTDRDQLLRLRVRIEDEPGELSTLSTVLADRGANVRHVRHDRAVEDLRVGEAYLVFEVAAAGREHAGQLLDAIRDRGYEVARIN; this comes from the coding sequence ATGCCCGACCCCGTCACCGTCACCGACATCCGGCGGGCGCGCGAGCGGTTCGATCCCGACGTCGTCCGCGAGACGCCCGTCGAGCGCTCCCGATCGCTCTCGGAGATGAGCGGCGCGGACGTTCGCCTGAAGATGGAGCACCTCCAGCGCACGGGGTCGTTCAAGACCCGCGGCGCCTCGACCAAGATCGCCGCCGTCGCAGACGAGGGCAACGCCGAGCGTGTCGTCGCCGCCAGCGCGGGCAACCACGCCCAGGGCGTCGCGCTTGCGGCCTCGAACGCCGGGATCCCCTCGACGGTCGTCATGCCCGAAGACGCCCCGCAGGCGAAGGTCGATGCGACCCGCGGCTACGGCGCGGAGGTCGTCCTCCGCGGCCGGGAGTTCCAGGAGGCGGTCGCGCACGCCCGGGATCTGGCCGAAGAGCCCGGATCCGTCTTCGTCCACGCCTACGACGACCCCGCGATCGTCGCCGGACAGGGCACGCTCGGGCTGGAGGTCGCCGAACAGGTGCCCGACCTGGAGACCGTGATCGTCCCCATCGGCGGCGGCGGGCTCATCGCCGGGACCGCCACCGCGCTCGCGGCCGTCGCGCCCGAGGTCCGCGTCGTCGGCGTGCAGGCCGAGGACGCTGCGACGGTCCCCGAGAGCCTCGACAAGGGCGAGCCCGTCGACCGCGAGCACACGCGGACCATCGCCGACGGCATCGCCACGGGCGGCGTCGCAGACCTCACCTACGACCTCATCGAGCGCCACGTCGACGAGGTGGTCACCGTCAGCGACGACGAGATCGCCCACGCGATCCTCACGCTGCTCCAGCGCGCCAAGCAGCTGGTCGAGGGCGCCGGCGCCGCCAGCGTCGCCGGCCTGCTGTCCGGTCGCGTCGACGTGACCGACGAGACGGTCGTCCCGCTGCTGTGCGGCGGCAACATCGACATGTCGATGCTCGACGTCGTGCTCGAACACGCCATGACCGACCGCGACCAGCTCCTCCGTCTGCGCGTCCGCATCGAGGACGAACCCGGCGAGCTGTCGACGCTCTCGACTGTCCTTGCCGACCGCGGCGCGAACGTCCGGCACGTCCGCCACGACCGGGCCGTCGAGGACCTGCGCGTCGGCGAAGCGTACCTCGTCTTCGAGGTCGCTGCCGCCGGTCGCGAGCACGCCGGCCAACTCCTCGATGCGATCCGCGACCGCGGCTACGAAGTCGCGCGCATCAACTGA
- a CDS encoding dihydrolipoamide acetyltransferase family protein, with translation MAEKEFKLPDVGEGVAEGELVNWLVAPGDTVTEDQPVAEVETDKALVEVPSPYNGTVKELHVEAGQMVPVGDVIVTYNVPEEGEDEPSESPAPAAEPEPDAGAEPEAESDRDTAPADDGAATEAAAESSGRVFAPPSARRLARELGVDIGAVDGSGPGGRVTEGDVRAHAESGGAADDGADGGSSGPKQVDIGSKTAAVSKTGDGESGGAAAAGATPSSVEAAGRDRTLAVPATREAAGEAGVDLDDVPTDESRDGEAFVTTEQVRQYAQAVKEAKAAESAAGADDPGAPAAPAETGNGAAASREPESVPYRGVRRTIGKQMAESKYTAPHVSHHDTAVVDELVDTRADLKARAEERDVKLSYMPFVMKALVAGLKEFPTLNSELREDDEEILLKKEYNLGIAVATDAGLMVPVVKHVDEKSILELAEEVNDLATRARERKVTREEMQGGTFTITNFGAIGGEYATPIINYPETAIMGLGAIDERPVAEHGEVRAAHTLPLSLSIDHRVIDGAEAGRFTNFVMERLENPSLLLLE, from the coding sequence ATGGCCGAGAAGGAGTTCAAACTCCCCGACGTCGGCGAGGGCGTCGCCGAAGGGGAACTCGTCAACTGGCTGGTCGCCCCCGGCGACACGGTCACCGAGGACCAGCCGGTCGCCGAGGTCGAGACCGACAAGGCGCTCGTGGAGGTCCCGTCCCCGTACAACGGGACGGTGAAAGAGCTGCACGTCGAGGCGGGCCAGATGGTCCCCGTCGGCGACGTGATCGTCACGTACAACGTGCCCGAGGAGGGAGAAGACGAGCCGAGCGAGAGCCCGGCGCCGGCCGCGGAGCCCGAACCGGATGCCGGAGCTGAACCGGAGGCCGAATCGGACCGCGACACCGCACCCGCCGACGACGGCGCCGCCACCGAGGCGGCCGCGGAGTCGTCGGGACGCGTGTTCGCGCCGCCGTCCGCGCGCCGCCTCGCCCGCGAACTTGGCGTCGACATCGGCGCCGTCGACGGCAGCGGTCCCGGTGGTCGCGTCACCGAGGGCGACGTGCGCGCACACGCGGAGTCGGGCGGCGCCGCAGACGACGGCGCCGACGGGGGATCGTCCGGGCCGAAACAGGTCGACATCGGCAGCAAGACAGCGGCCGTCTCGAAGACGGGCGACGGCGAGTCCGGCGGCGCGGCCGCCGCGGGCGCAACGCCCTCCTCCGTCGAAGCCGCGGGTCGCGACCGAACGCTCGCGGTGCCGGCGACCCGCGAGGCCGCCGGGGAGGCCGGGGTCGACCTGGACGACGTTCCGACCGACGAGTCGCGCGACGGCGAGGCGTTCGTGACGACCGAGCAGGTCCGGCAGTACGCACAGGCGGTGAAAGAGGCGAAGGCCGCGGAGTCGGCCGCCGGCGCCGACGACCCCGGCGCACCCGCCGCTCCCGCCGAGACGGGCAACGGCGCCGCCGCCTCCCGAGAGCCGGAGTCGGTGCCGTATCGGGGGGTGCGTCGGACCATCGGCAAGCAGATGGCCGAATCGAAGTACACCGCGCCGCACGTCTCCCACCACGACACCGCGGTCGTCGACGAGCTGGTCGACACTCGCGCGGATCTGAAGGCGCGCGCCGAGGAGCGCGACGTGAAGCTCAGCTACATGCCGTTCGTGATGAAGGCGCTCGTGGCCGGGCTGAAGGAGTTCCCGACGCTCAACTCCGAGTTGCGCGAGGACGACGAGGAGATCCTCCTGAAGAAGGAGTACAATCTCGGCATCGCCGTCGCGACCGACGCGGGGCTGATGGTCCCCGTCGTGAAGCACGTCGACGAAAAGTCGATTCTGGAGCTCGCCGAGGAGGTCAACGACCTCGCCACTCGCGCCCGCGAGCGAAAGGTGACGCGCGAGGAGATGCAGGGGGGCACGTTCACGATCACCAACTTCGGCGCCATCGGCGGCGAGTACGCCACCCCGATCATCAACTACCCCGAGACGGCGATCATGGGGCTGGGCGCCATCGACGAGCGCCCCGTCGCCGAGCACGGCGAGGTGCGCGCGGCGCACACGCTGCCGCTGTCGCTGTCGATCGACCACCGGGTCATCGACGGCGCGGAGGCCGGTCGGTTCACGAACTTCGTGATGGAGCGGCTGGAGAACCCGAGCCTCCTCCTCCTGGAGTAG
- a CDS encoding alpha-ketoacid dehydrogenase subunit beta codes for MSTQEHEATQNLTLVQSVRDALATEMELDDDVLVMGEDVGKNGGVFRATEGLYDEFGEDRVIDTPLAESGIIGTAVGMAAMGLKPVPEIQFSGFAYPGFDQIVSHMARLRTRSRSRYTLPMTLRMPYGGGIRAPEHHSESKEAFYTHEAGLKVVMPSTPYDAKGLLISAIRDPDPVVFMEPKLIYRAFRGDVPEGDYEVPIGEAVTRREGSDVSVFTYGAMTRPTMEAAEELTEEGIDAEVVDLRTVSPMDREAIVESFKKTGRACVVHEAPKTGGLAGEITATLQEEALLYQEAPVKRVTGYDVPYPLYALEDYYLPNAARVADGIKEAAEF; via the coding sequence ATGAGCACCCAAGAACACGAAGCCACGCAGAACCTGACGCTGGTACAGTCGGTCCGCGACGCGCTCGCGACCGAGATGGAGTTGGACGACGACGTGCTCGTCATGGGCGAGGACGTCGGCAAGAACGGCGGGGTCTTCCGCGCCACCGAGGGCCTGTACGACGAGTTCGGCGAGGACCGCGTCATCGACACCCCGCTGGCGGAGTCGGGGATCATCGGCACCGCCGTCGGGATGGCGGCGATGGGCCTGAAGCCGGTCCCCGAGATCCAGTTCTCCGGGTTCGCCTACCCCGGGTTCGACCAGATCGTGAGCCACATGGCCCGGCTGCGCACGCGCTCGCGGAGCCGCTACACGCTCCCGATGACGCTGCGCATGCCCTACGGCGGCGGCATCCGCGCGCCCGAGCATCACTCGGAGTCGAAGGAGGCGTTCTACACCCACGAGGCCGGCCTGAAAGTGGTCATGCCCTCGACCCCGTACGACGCGAAGGGGCTGCTCATCTCGGCGATCCGCGACCCCGACCCGGTCGTCTTCATGGAGCCGAAGCTGATCTACCGCGCCTTCCGCGGCGACGTGCCCGAGGGCGACTACGAGGTGCCGATCGGCGAGGCCGTCACCCGTCGGGAGGGCTCGGACGTGTCCGTGTTCACCTACGGCGCGATGACGCGCCCGACCATGGAAGCCGCCGAGGAGCTCACCGAGGAGGGAATCGACGCGGAGGTCGTCGACCTGCGCACCGTCTCCCCCATGGACCGGGAGGCGATCGTCGAGTCGTTCAAGAAGACCGGGCGCGCGTGCGTCGTCCACGAGGCGCCCAAGACGGGCGGGCTCGCGGGCGAGATCACGGCGACGCTGCAGGAGGAGGCTCTCCTCTATCAAGAGGCGCCGGTCAAGCGCGTCACGGGCTACGACGTGCCGTACCCGCTGTACGCGCTGGAGGACTACTACCTCCCGAACGCGGCGCGAGTCGCCGACGGTATCAAGGAGGCCGCGGAGTTCTAA